Proteins encoded within one genomic window of Dyadobacter chenhuakuii:
- a CDS encoding sensor histidine kinase, whose protein sequence is MSRRTIQSLTVFSALLIIGVVITQIYWVKQALDLRHREFNQNAHVALQDVATKLAKVNGVMQSVNPVEQLSPQYFLVNTNATTQPELLENFIKDSFQKNNLITDFEVGIYDCTTNRMRYGMSLSTKNNDKIPTPTSNWIKTDKYPYYFGVRFPEQDSYFAGTINGAIWSSVLVLVAVSFFAYALFVILRQKQLSEVQRDFVNNMTHELQTPISTIRIAADVLNSDNIVNQPKRHQRYVQIVQDEILRLQGQVEMVLSMAKAERNALTLQKEVMRAEDIIESVLLPFENKITFLNKAENTLIEADPFHFRCMINNLIDNALKYSNDTPDVRIETYNKGKCLFIAVQDHGIGIAPEYRKKIFNQFFRVPYGDVHNAKGFGIGLSYVKQIVRSHNWKLDLESELGKGSTFKISIPQK, encoded by the coding sequence ATGTCACGACGAACCATTCAGTCACTCACCGTTTTTTCTGCCTTGCTCATCATTGGTGTGGTGATTACGCAGATCTATTGGGTGAAGCAGGCGCTGGATCTCAGGCACAGGGAATTTAACCAAAATGCGCACGTCGCATTGCAGGACGTGGCGACCAAGCTTGCGAAGGTGAATGGCGTTATGCAAAGCGTCAACCCCGTGGAGCAGCTGTCGCCGCAATATTTTCTCGTAAATACCAACGCGACCACGCAGCCGGAACTCCTCGAAAATTTTATCAAAGACAGTTTTCAAAAAAATAACCTGATCACCGATTTTGAAGTCGGGATTTATGATTGTACGACCAACCGGATGCGCTATGGCATGTCACTGAGCACCAAAAACAATGATAAAATCCCCACGCCGACTTCGAATTGGATCAAAACAGATAAATATCCCTATTATTTCGGTGTTCGTTTTCCTGAGCAGGACAGTTATTTTGCCGGCACCATTAATGGCGCAATCTGGTCTTCTGTGCTGGTTTTGGTGGCGGTCTCGTTTTTTGCTTATGCGCTTTTTGTGATTTTAAGACAAAAACAATTGTCGGAAGTGCAGCGGGATTTTGTCAATAATATGACGCATGAGCTGCAAACGCCCATTTCAACGATTCGCATTGCGGCAGATGTTCTAAACTCGGATAACATTGTAAACCAGCCAAAACGACATCAGAGATATGTTCAGATCGTGCAGGACGAGATTTTGCGATTGCAGGGACAGGTTGAAATGGTGCTTTCAATGGCCAAAGCCGAGCGTAATGCTTTGACATTACAAAAGGAAGTGATGCGCGCGGAAGACATTATCGAATCAGTTTTGCTGCCTTTTGAAAACAAAATAACCTTTCTGAACAAAGCTGAGAACACATTGATCGAAGCGGACCCATTCCATTTCAGATGTATGATCAACAACCTGATTGACAATGCATTAAAATATTCCAATGACACTCCGGACGTAAGGATTGAAACCTATAATAAGGGCAAATGTCTGTTTATAGCTGTTCAGGACCATGGCATCGGGATTGCACCGGAATATCGCAAGAAAATTTTCAACCAGTTTTTCCGCGTTCCTTATGGCGATGTGCATAATGCGAAAGGGTTTGGCATCGGCCTCAGTTACGTAAAACAGATCGTCCGGTCGCATAACTGGAAACTGGACCTGGAAAGTGAACTGGGAAAGGGAAGCACATTTAAAATATCAATTCCTCAGAAATAA
- a CDS encoding response regulator transcription factor has translation MKKRILYVEDDPNLAFATKDNLEEYDYEVVHAPDGVKALEYFGKDHFDICVLDIMLPKMDGFTLAEKIRNSDSQVPILFLTARALQEDKIKGLKLGADDYITKPFSIEELKLRIDVFLRRSKSEQPLATKADSSKVGKYTFDFQKLTLAINGSSQNLTFREAEVLKYLAERPDQVIRRDELLKAIWGDDDYFMGRSLDVFISRLRKYLSADPDIKIDNIHGVGFRMRW, from the coding sequence ATGAAAAAGCGAATTTTATACGTAGAAGACGATCCAAACCTGGCATTTGCGACGAAGGATAATCTGGAAGAGTATGATTATGAGGTCGTTCATGCGCCGGACGGTGTGAAAGCATTGGAATATTTCGGTAAAGACCATTTTGATATCTGCGTGCTGGACATTATGTTGCCGAAAATGGACGGCTTCACATTGGCCGAAAAGATCCGGAATTCGGACAGCCAGGTGCCCATTCTGTTCCTGACAGCACGGGCTTTGCAGGAAGACAAGATCAAAGGCCTCAAACTCGGCGCGGATGACTATATCACCAAGCCATTCAGCATTGAAGAGCTCAAATTGCGTATTGACGTTTTCCTCAGACGCAGCAAATCGGAGCAGCCCCTGGCAACCAAAGCAGATTCCAGCAAGGTCGGCAAATACACATTTGACTTTCAAAAACTGACATTGGCTATCAACGGAAGCAGCCAGAACCTGACATTCCGGGAAGCAGAAGTGCTGAAATATCTCGCCGAAAGACCCGATCAGGTCATTCGCAGGGATGAGCTGCTGAAAGCAATTTGGGGTGATGACGATTATTTTATGGGCCGGAGCCTGGATGTGTTTATTTCAAGGCTAAGGAAATATTTATCGGCCGATCCCGACATTAAAATCGATAATATTCATGGCGTAGGGTTCAGGATGAGGTGGTAA
- the rpmB gene encoding 50S ribosomal protein L28, with product MAKVCQITGKRTRVGNNVSHANNKTKRKFFPNLQKKRFFLPSTGEWVTLKVATSALRTINKNGIEATIQKAYDKGTLTF from the coding sequence ATGGCTAAGGTTTGTCAAATTACAGGTAAAAGAACTCGCGTTGGAAATAACGTTTCTCACGCTAACAATAAAACAAAGCGTAAATTCTTCCCGAATTTGCAAAAGAAACGTTTCTTCCTTCCTTCGACAGGAGAATGGGTTACGTTGAAAGTAGCAACATCTGCACTTCGTACTATCAACAAGAATGGTATCGAAGCAACGATTCAAAAAGCATACGACAAAGGAACGCTTACGTTCTAA
- the folK gene encoding 2-amino-4-hydroxy-6-hydroxymethyldihydropteridine diphosphokinase — translation MASANSIFLSLGSNLGDRQAVLALAREQIANRVGTLSSESSVYETEPWGLADQPAFLNQVIRVETALAPEEVLRIILDIEHELGRVRYERWGARVIDIDLLYYKALLLNSARLTLPHPRLQDRLFNLIPLVEIAPDYINPLLKKTSLELLQMCTDNGVVSKIS, via the coding sequence ATGGCTTCCGCTAACAGCATTTTTCTTTCGCTAGGCTCAAATCTGGGCGACAGGCAGGCAGTGCTTGCATTGGCGAGGGAACAAATCGCAAACAGGGTCGGCACATTATCCAGCGAGTCTTCGGTTTATGAAACAGAGCCCTGGGGCCTGGCCGATCAGCCCGCGTTCCTGAACCAGGTGATCCGCGTGGAAACCGCCTTGGCTCCGGAGGAAGTTTTGAGGATCATCCTCGACATTGAGCACGAGCTTGGCCGCGTTCGTTACGAGCGCTGGGGAGCCCGTGTGATTGACATTGACCTGCTGTATTACAAAGCATTGCTGCTCAACAGCGCCCGCCTCACATTACCTCATCCCCGCCTTCAAGACCGCCTCTTCAACCTGATCCCACTGGTCGAAATTGCGCCTGACTATATAAACCCGCTTCTGAAAAAAACGTCACTCGAATTATTGCAAATGTGTACAGACAACGGGGTTGTATCAAAAATTTCGTGA
- a CDS encoding TonB-dependent receptor: protein MKNKLLVPFIFSLFFCVSAFAQNRHTVSGYVKDQSNGEGLIGVSVYVREAETGVVTNPYGFYSLTLPEGNYTLVFTYIGYQKSEKQVTLDADKTVSIEMSDESTDLQEVTISTQKEDENVKSIEMSVNKVEMKTIRKMPALLGEVDLIRSIQLLPGVTSVGEGASGFNVRGGDISQNLVLLDEAPVYNSSHLFGFFSVFNPDAVKDVKLIKGGIPSLYGGRISSILDVRMKEGNAKKREINGGIGTIFSRLTYEQPFAKGKGSFIVAGRRSYIDVLAKPFLNSDLKDSKFYFYDLTAKVNYQIGDKDTFFASGYFGKDVFGGGDFGFGWGNATATARWNHIFSNKLFMNLTGYYSNYDYNLGQNQNKPDAKDKFDWKSKIISTSIKPDFTFYITPNNQLTFGGQYIYYDTRPGKAIAVSEGENTDISLDPRYADESALYIGNEQKLGDKISLQYGVRYSYFRSLGPGTEYDYLEVDKGQRKFPMFPGKTYKKGDVIKSYGNWEPRASLNIGLTSNASLKASYNRTAQYLHLLSNTAASSPLDVWTLSSVNIAPEKADQVALGWFQNFNNNMYEASVEVYYKKLYNQIDYVPGSELLLNEFVAGDLLFGKGRAYGAEFYLKKNKGKLTGWISYTLSRTERMVETINNNDWFPARFDKPHNFTSVAIYEMSKRLSLSANFTITSGTPATFPTNRYEWGGWPIGNNYDGARNNNRIPAYHRLDLAATLKTKKKLFKTGQGEFVFSVYNVYNRRNPFSVYTRANEDTPLKTEAVRYSVIGNFIPAITYNFKF from the coding sequence ATGAAAAACAAATTACTCGTTCCATTCATTTTCTCGCTCTTTTTTTGTGTCAGCGCGTTTGCGCAGAACCGGCACACGGTTAGCGGTTATGTTAAAGACCAGTCAAATGGTGAAGGCCTTATCGGGGTTTCTGTCTACGTTCGGGAAGCCGAAACTGGTGTGGTGACCAATCCATACGGGTTTTATTCGCTGACATTGCCCGAGGGAAATTACACGCTTGTGTTCACCTATATCGGTTACCAGAAATCGGAAAAGCAGGTCACTTTGGATGCAGACAAGACGGTCAGCATTGAAATGTCCGACGAAAGCACCGATTTGCAAGAAGTCACAATCTCGACACAAAAGGAAGACGAGAATGTGAAGAGCATTGAAATGTCTGTGAACAAGGTGGAAATGAAAACGATCCGCAAAATGCCCGCATTATTAGGCGAGGTGGATCTGATCCGCAGCATTCAGTTATTGCCTGGGGTTACTTCCGTAGGCGAAGGCGCTTCCGGGTTTAATGTCCGGGGCGGCGATATTTCCCAGAACCTCGTGCTGCTGGACGAGGCGCCGGTTTATAACTCATCCCATTTGTTCGGCTTCTTTTCGGTTTTCAATCCCGATGCGGTTAAGGACGTAAAGTTGATCAAAGGGGGAATTCCTTCGCTTTATGGCGGCCGTATTTCTTCCATTCTGGATGTTAGAATGAAGGAGGGTAATGCCAAAAAACGGGAAATCAATGGCGGGATCGGGACTATTTTTTCCAGATTGACTTATGAACAGCCTTTTGCAAAAGGGAAAGGCTCATTCATTGTAGCCGGTCGCCGTTCTTACATTGATGTTTTGGCAAAACCATTTTTGAATTCAGACCTAAAAGATTCCAAGTTCTACTTCTACGATCTGACGGCCAAAGTGAATTATCAAATAGGTGATAAGGACACATTCTTTGCGTCGGGTTATTTCGGGAAAGATGTTTTCGGTGGAGGTGATTTTGGTTTCGGATGGGGCAATGCAACGGCTACGGCTCGCTGGAACCACATTTTTTCCAACAAATTGTTCATGAACCTGACCGGTTATTACAGCAACTACGATTACAACCTGGGCCAGAACCAGAACAAGCCGGACGCGAAAGACAAGTTTGACTGGAAATCAAAGATCATCAGCACAAGCATTAAGCCGGATTTTACATTCTATATCACGCCCAACAACCAGCTGACATTCGGCGGACAGTATATTTACTATGATACACGCCCGGGGAAAGCCATTGCCGTTTCGGAAGGTGAAAACACAGACATTAGCTTAGATCCGCGTTATGCCGACGAATCTGCATTATATATAGGTAACGAGCAGAAGTTAGGGGATAAGATTTCACTTCAATATGGCGTGCGTTATTCTTATTTCAGAAGCTTAGGACCGGGCACGGAGTATGATTATCTGGAAGTGGATAAAGGACAGCGCAAGTTTCCCATGTTTCCCGGCAAAACCTATAAAAAGGGAGACGTGATCAAAAGTTACGGAAACTGGGAGCCACGGGCATCTCTGAACATTGGGTTGACGTCCAATGCTTCCCTCAAAGCCAGCTATAACCGCACTGCGCAATATCTGCATTTGCTGTCGAACACAGCCGCAAGTTCCCCGCTGGATGTCTGGACGCTGAGCTCCGTCAACATTGCGCCGGAAAAAGCGGATCAGGTTGCATTAGGCTGGTTCCAGAATTTCAATAACAATATGTATGAAGCATCGGTTGAGGTGTATTACAAAAAACTTTATAACCAGATCGATTACGTTCCTGGCTCAGAGTTGCTGCTGAATGAGTTCGTAGCAGGCGACCTGCTTTTCGGAAAAGGCCGTGCATATGGTGCCGAATTTTACTTAAAAAAGAACAAAGGAAAGCTTACAGGCTGGATCAGCTACACCTTATCAAGGACAGAAAGAATGGTGGAGACGATCAACAACAACGACTGGTTCCCTGCACGATTTGACAAACCGCATAACTTCACTTCCGTTGCGATCTATGAAATGAGCAAAAGGCTGTCGCTTTCGGCCAACTTTACCATTACATCAGGCACACCGGCAACATTCCCTACGAACCGTTACGAGTGGGGCGGCTGGCCGATCGGGAATAATTATGACGGTGCGAGAAACAACAACCGAATCCCGGCCTACCACCGCCTGGATCTGGCAGCTACGTTAAAAACAAAAAAGAAACTGTTCAAAACAGGGCAGGGCGAGTTCGTATTCTCAGTATATAACGTATACAACCGTCGGAATCCGTTCTCAGTTTATACCCGTGCCAATGAAGATACGCCGCTTAAAACGGAAGCGGTCCGCTATTCGGTTATTGGCAATTTCATTCCTGCTATTACTTATAATTTCAAGTTTTAA
- a CDS encoding DUF4249 domain-containing protein, translating to MRQFNKISNIRHYGLLSLFFAMFVVLTGCEDVIDLDTKTGPEQLVVDGWITNEAGPQTIKLSWSASYFNNGPAKPVLGATVTVTDDKGKIYQFEDVAGNGQYVWGKTNADTLGHVGRTYNLKIVNEAATYTASSELKRVPQVDSIVYRKEKLPFEPDKGPKEGYVAQFYARDFVGEGDTYWIKPLINGKPKVEKAVTISIAYDAAFGSGAPSDGLIFILPIRESITTDSLYSAGASVGVELHSITNETFEYLKQIREQAANGGLFAVPISNIKSNVVNSDPKGPRALGLFGASAVSRKETIIDPEKARPDED from the coding sequence ATGAGACAATTCAATAAAATTTCAAATATCAGGCACTACGGGCTGCTGTCATTGTTTTTTGCCATGTTCGTGGTGCTCACGGGCTGCGAGGATGTAATAGACCTTGACACAAAGACGGGACCGGAACAGCTCGTTGTGGACGGCTGGATCACCAATGAGGCCGGCCCGCAGACGATCAAACTTTCCTGGTCGGCCAGCTATTTCAATAATGGTCCGGCAAAGCCAGTTTTAGGTGCAACAGTGACGGTTACCGATGATAAGGGAAAGATCTATCAGTTTGAAGATGTGGCTGGAAATGGTCAGTATGTTTGGGGAAAGACCAATGCAGACACACTTGGGCATGTAGGAAGAACTTACAATTTGAAGATCGTCAATGAGGCTGCCACTTACACGGCATCCAGCGAACTGAAACGCGTTCCACAAGTCGATTCCATCGTTTATCGTAAAGAAAAATTACCATTCGAGCCTGATAAGGGGCCAAAAGAAGGATATGTTGCTCAGTTTTACGCACGTGACTTCGTAGGCGAAGGAGACACTTATTGGATAAAGCCGCTCATCAACGGAAAACCGAAAGTTGAGAAAGCAGTGACCATTTCCATTGCCTATGATGCTGCGTTCGGATCGGGTGCTCCTTCTGACGGGCTGATTTTCATCCTTCCCATCCGCGAATCCATTACAACAGACTCTCTTTACTCGGCCGGGGCATCCGTTGGTGTCGAATTGCACAGCATCACAAACGAAACCTTTGAATACCTAAAACAAATCCGCGAGCAGGCTGCAAACGGAGGACTTTTCGCTGTCCCAATCTCGAACATAAAATCCAATGTTGTGAATTCCGATCCAAAAGGCCCCAGGGCGCTTGGTTTGTTCGGCGCTTCCGCAGTAAGCCGGAAAGAAACGATTATTGATCCCGAAAAGGCGCGTCCTGACGAGGATTAA
- a CDS encoding DmpA family aminopeptidase codes for MKRNILILLLLFSMPILAQKRARELGIRIGVLPTGALNAITDVAGVKVGQVTLREGADVRTGVTAIIPHDGNIFQAKVPAAIYIGNGFGKLTGYSQVEELGTIETPILLTNTLSVPTVSDAIIDWTLGQPGNENVRSLNPVVGETNDGFLNDIRGRHVRKEHVLNALAQAQNGPVAEGNVGAGTGTVCFNFKGGIGTASRKLPVNLGGYTVGVLVQTNFGGVLKVNGVPVGEELGKFAFKESLDKTSDGSCMIVVATDAPLDARNLKRLAKRAIMGLAQTGGIASNGSGDYVIAFSTANRMLHEMPERTYGTTYLHNDAVSPLFLAVIESTEEAIINSLVMAQTMEGTQGHKVEELPKEQLLEIMKKYGRLK; via the coding sequence ATGAAACGGAATATCCTGATCCTCCTCCTCCTTTTTTCAATGCCAATCCTTGCCCAAAAAAGAGCCAGGGAACTGGGCATCCGGATCGGCGTATTGCCAACCGGTGCGCTCAATGCAATTACAGATGTTGCGGGTGTAAAAGTGGGGCAGGTGACATTGCGGGAGGGCGCAGATGTGCGTACGGGTGTAACGGCGATCATCCCGCATGATGGGAATATCTTTCAGGCAAAAGTGCCGGCAGCAATCTATATCGGCAACGGCTTCGGCAAACTGACAGGTTATTCACAAGTAGAGGAACTGGGCACCATTGAAACGCCTATTTTACTTACTAATACATTAAGTGTTCCCACAGTCTCCGACGCCATCATTGACTGGACGTTGGGACAGCCTGGAAATGAGAATGTCAGGTCCTTGAATCCGGTTGTCGGAGAAACCAATGATGGTTTTCTGAACGACATTCGGGGGCGTCACGTGCGCAAGGAGCATGTACTCAATGCATTGGCGCAAGCGCAGAATGGCCCGGTTGCAGAAGGAAATGTGGGCGCCGGGACAGGGACGGTTTGTTTTAATTTCAAAGGTGGAATCGGAACCGCATCCCGGAAGCTTCCTGTCAACCTTGGTGGCTACACGGTTGGTGTTTTGGTGCAAACGAATTTCGGCGGTGTCCTGAAAGTCAATGGCGTCCCGGTGGGAGAGGAGCTTGGGAAATTTGCCTTCAAAGAATCGCTCGATAAAACCTCCGACGGCTCTTGTATGATCGTGGTGGCCACGGACGCGCCGCTGGACGCTAGGAATTTGAAAAGGCTCGCCAAAAGAGCAATTATGGGCCTGGCACAAACGGGCGGGATCGCTTCCAATGGCAGCGGTGATTATGTGATCGCATTTTCAACCGCCAATCGCATGCTCCATGAAATGCCCGAACGTACTTATGGCACAACTTATCTTCATAACGATGCCGTCAGCCCGCTCTTCCTGGCTGTTATTGAGTCAACTGAAGAAGCCATTATCAATTCTCTCGTGATGGCGCAAACCATGGAAGGAACCCAGGGACACAAGGTTGAGGAACTTCCCAAAGAGCAGCTTCTCGAAATCATGAAGAAGTACGGCAGATTGAAATAA
- the secDF gene encoding protein translocase subunit SecDF, with product MTNKNGIIGLTIVIALISVYYLSFTFVSRNIKAKSVAYATDAKGEVDLSKKQRYIDSLWREDVYIGHTLQEVMERELNLGLDLQGGMHVVMEVAPADILKGMAGGNARGAAFQTALKKAAEDKSASNSQFINRFAAAYKEAAPNSSLAALFSTSSNRGKISSSSSDGDVIKMLNTEVNNSIDRAFQITQARIDKFGVTNPNIQRLPGQNRILVELPGVDNPERVRRLLSGAAKLEFSEVYLTNELASGLDGLGKYLAKQEEIKKASGKPAAAASAATDTTKKTDGGLAAQLAQKSADSTATDSSAMAAQSAALTNLFVPMPQGLGVFLKDTARANEILNRPEVKSLFPADLVFMWDRKGTEGVNNQLILPLYFIKKANGQAAMEGDVIVDATHDYDERGRPEVTMRMNGEGARKWRTLTARSVGRPVAIIIDNLVYTAPTVQGEIPNGNSSITGSFTVEETKDMSNVLKAGKLPAPTHIVEEAVVGSSLGAEAINDGLISSAVGLLIVLVFMVAYYSRAGWIADIALLINLFFLLGVMASLGAVLTLSGIAGIVLSIGMAVDANVLIYEGIKVELEEGKPFAQAVRDGFKNSLSAIIDSNVTTLLTGIILYTFGTGLVLGFATTLVLGLLTSLFCAIFITRLFLEQQIKNGKTFHFYSGLTKNWFKDNDFDFVSQRRRFYIISGIIIAIGVGSFIFKGFGLGIDFKGGRSYVVRFQESVDADKLRSIMDEDLGSTTEVKTFGGQDQVKITTAYLIEETSTDADQKAEAKILAGVKKIPNNPAKIVSSNKVGPTMANDTLWSAMYAILLALAANFVYILIRFKRVAFSYGAVVSLAHDVIIILAIFSLFNGWLPWSLDIDQAFIGAILTMIGYSMNDTVVIYDRIRDYLKDDKAHNQSLPTVINNALNSTLSRTAVTGISVILVLIVLMIFGGAVIRGFTFCMLLGVIVGTYSSLFVAAPIVVDLLQREKRKEPALTVAEPVAPAGSKKIKA from the coding sequence ATGACTAATAAGAACGGAATTATCGGGCTCACCATCGTGATCGCCCTGATTAGCGTCTATTATCTCTCATTTACATTCGTGTCACGCAACATTAAGGCCAAATCTGTGGCTTACGCGACTGATGCGAAAGGTGAGGTGGACCTGTCAAAAAAACAACGCTACATTGATTCGCTATGGCGCGAGGATGTGTATATCGGACATACTTTGCAGGAAGTAATGGAGCGTGAACTGAACCTTGGGCTTGACCTTCAAGGTGGTATGCACGTGGTGATGGAAGTGGCTCCTGCCGACATTTTGAAAGGAATGGCTGGTGGAAACGCTCGCGGCGCTGCATTTCAGACAGCTTTGAAAAAAGCAGCCGAAGACAAATCAGCCAGCAATAGCCAATTCATTAACCGTTTTGCAGCCGCATACAAAGAAGCAGCGCCGAATTCAAGTCTGGCTGCCCTTTTCTCAACCAGCTCAAACAGAGGCAAGATCAGCAGTAGCTCATCGGATGGCGATGTGATCAAAATGCTGAATACTGAGGTCAATAATTCTATTGACCGTGCCTTCCAGATCACACAGGCCCGTATTGACAAGTTCGGGGTAACAAACCCGAACATTCAGCGTTTGCCAGGCCAGAACCGTATTTTGGTTGAGCTTCCAGGCGTTGATAACCCTGAGCGTGTGCGTCGCTTACTTTCTGGCGCTGCAAAACTTGAATTCTCTGAGGTTTACCTGACCAACGAACTGGCTTCCGGATTGGACGGTTTGGGAAAATATCTGGCTAAGCAGGAAGAAATTAAAAAAGCATCAGGCAAACCTGCCGCTGCTGCATCTGCTGCAACAGACACTACTAAGAAAACAGACGGCGGTCTTGCTGCACAATTGGCTCAGAAATCAGCTGATTCTACTGCAACCGATTCCTCTGCAATGGCTGCACAAAGTGCTGCATTGACTAACTTGTTCGTTCCAATGCCGCAAGGACTAGGTGTTTTCCTGAAAGACACAGCCCGTGCAAATGAGATTTTGAACCGTCCGGAAGTGAAATCATTGTTCCCGGCCGACCTCGTATTTATGTGGGATCGTAAAGGAACCGAAGGCGTTAACAACCAGCTGATCCTGCCATTGTATTTTATCAAAAAAGCAAATGGCCAGGCTGCTATGGAAGGTGACGTGATCGTAGATGCAACGCACGACTACGATGAGCGTGGCCGCCCGGAAGTAACCATGCGTATGAATGGCGAAGGCGCACGTAAATGGAGAACATTAACCGCGCGCAGCGTAGGCCGCCCGGTTGCTATCATCATTGATAACCTGGTTTACACAGCTCCGACTGTTCAAGGCGAGATTCCTAATGGTAACTCAAGCATTACGGGAAGCTTTACAGTGGAAGAGACAAAAGATATGTCTAACGTATTGAAAGCGGGTAAATTACCAGCTCCGACGCACATTGTAGAGGAAGCGGTTGTAGGATCTTCACTGGGAGCTGAGGCGATCAATGACGGACTTATTTCTTCTGCGGTTGGTTTGCTTATCGTTTTGGTGTTCATGGTGGCTTATTACAGCCGCGCCGGCTGGATCGCTGATATTGCATTGCTGATCAACTTGTTCTTCCTGTTGGGCGTTATGGCTTCTTTGGGAGCGGTTTTGACGCTTTCAGGTATCGCGGGTATCGTACTTTCCATTGGTATGGCCGTGGATGCAAACGTGCTTATTTATGAGGGTATTAAGGTTGAGCTGGAAGAAGGAAAACCTTTTGCACAAGCCGTTCGCGATGGTTTCAAAAATTCACTAAGTGCTATTATTGACTCCAACGTTACAACCTTGCTGACGGGTATTATCCTGTACACATTCGGAACGGGACTTGTACTTGGATTTGCTACAACGCTTGTGCTTGGTTTGTTAACCTCATTGTTCTGCGCGATATTCATTACACGTTTGTTCCTGGAACAGCAGATCAAAAACGGTAAAACTTTCCACTTCTATTCCGGTTTGACAAAAAACTGGTTCAAAGACAACGATTTCGATTTCGTTTCACAACGCCGTCGTTTCTACATTATCTCCGGAATTATCATTGCGATCGGGGTTGGTTCATTCATTTTCAAGGGATTTGGACTGGGTATTGATTTCAAAGGCGGACGTTCTTATGTTGTTCGTTTCCAGGAATCCGTTGATGCGGACAAGCTGAGAAGCATTATGGATGAAGACCTGGGCTCGACTACGGAAGTGAAAACATTCGGTGGACAGGATCAGGTGAAAATCACAACAGCTTATCTGATCGAGGAAACGTCAACCGACGCAGATCAAAAGGCAGAGGCAAAAATTCTGGCCGGTGTCAAGAAAATTCCGAACAATCCTGCTAAGATCGTAAGTTCTAACAAGGTAGGGCCTACAATGGCGAATGATACATTGTGGTCTGCTATGTACGCTATTTTGCTTGCGCTTGCTGCCAACTTTGTATACATATTAATCCGTTTCAAAAGGGTTGCGTTCAGTTATGGTGCTGTTGTGTCTCTTGCGCATGACGTGATCATTATCCTGGCGATCTTCTCGCTGTTTAACGGTTGGTTGCCATGGTCGCTTGACATTGACCAAGCGTTCATCGGTGCGATCCTGACCATGATTGGTTATTCTATGAATGACACGGTTGTAATTTATGACCGTATCCGTGATTACCTGAAAGACGACAAAGCACATAACCAAAGCCTGCCTACGGTTATCAACAATGCATTGAACAGTACATTGAGCCGTACGGCCGTAACGGGTATCTCGGTAATCCTTGTTTTGATCGTGCTAATGATCTTCGGAGGAGCAGTAATTCGTGGATTTACATTCTGTATGCTTCTTGGTGTAATCGTCGGAACATATTCTTCTCTGTTCGTAGCGGCGCCTATCGTAGTTGACTTGCTGCAACGCGAAAAAAGAAAAGAGCCAGCGTTAACGGTTGCAGAGCCGGTTGCGCCTGCGGGAAGCAAAAAGATTAAAGCATAA